In Bombina bombina isolate aBomBom1 chromosome 6, aBomBom1.pri, whole genome shotgun sequence, a single genomic region encodes these proteins:
- the LOC128663634 gene encoding uncharacterized protein LOC128663634 encodes MESSPNGQTKSRTSRKPPITKPSIPKGSKNETVSQSPSGAPDASQTLTSRTARISPRLTANLETTTAKATSKTSISSPSLMKTRGVTEKDQTSPVKCSSNIVARHQIRDKKEQSVTTPPTTKAEALKKSIGGSQNGKSCTTREGDASLSIKGNKASKKEVGGSLGPGAIPKVKTQFQRPENTASTLPKQVTTTKEAVNSVKIRSTPVKQTKPVVVPDKPVSSSPLQFKSVKTISSPGKLINTTSNVSKPVKMDVGSAKTVKSASLSTKPAKAQSTSVKSANNGSVVAKSAKSPSKTTKPVKNVSVPAKSVNTKSESVKTVSSASKRTGPIGVPVKSPSPPMKPLNSPVKPLKGPHEGKNKQIARVSTENKSDCMEEEPKRDSDEQNISSTELANLSTDLTNTRMEQIKTPTDIIKTVNNVLGLEETAEELGNIVEETVTLLDIPVKPSLQPEQYNVKSNSFLIKTLEPLPCIIDPSQEFIQDSIIEANIPLQLQSELDESNNPKVPYIKTKAGLETIPLQPGNKLSETANLTVESTAENVQLSTELEMSQAKMLNALIEPAESPEKELVEQVHSSEELLDVSTRPVQVSDEDLNSEETVPMSPEIVNLVKFAQGSLDIRVESDQTTMNYITSPEETKLDLHETQASSAHQVHTPIESLDIRLVKPENLTKDESYHSVEVDDNNTENAMATHELIGPLTESVASSDDKINDCTGSVNISDEQVPLPFELVEKCAEDMTSYNNTENAMATNELKGPLTESVASSDDKINDCTGSVNISDEQVSLQFKSVEKCAEDMTSYNNTENAMATNELIGPSTESVASSDDNINDCTGSVNISDEQVPLQFESVEKCAEDMTSYNNTENAMATNELIGPSTESVASSDDNINDCTGSVNISDEQVPLQFESVEKCAEDMISYNNTENAMATNELIGPSTESVASSDDNINDCTGSVNISDEQVPLQFESVEKCAEDMTSYNNTENAMATNELIGPLTESVASSDDKINDCTGSVNISDEQVPLQFESVEKCAEDMTSYNNTENAMATNELIGPLTESVASSDDTINDCTGSVNISDEQVPLQFELVEKCTEGMSMEQQSSKTQSETKNMELICIKEQNTSPEEQIATETASILDQKEPLQNVDNNLKELLINFSLPSENETIVLEPENKQTQYFEEVNTDLEATETASMPCALESFKFSEEPIQCQEKQLLTSSEQIPDCVDSLSLKNEQVNILLEPINKPSESIILENITLGLDGIAKASAEYSLDLLETLKESTHHVDVEGQKISASEPLNTNAPVNTTGKTINKPFSTVKPENTTLNLDETVSQSVKCTLNVVQALEEPLQYVDEQENSTTETLSTSTTTNIALDPVSKHFQTLKSSNESQQLEEVTTKVFGYSDFLQTLEEPVKCQLDQVTSLTEQLTNLPSSVNVPSVQVNIVPEQISKPLGLVKPENTASESEEEAVESVTYFIDSVTKLVDPIDYHVEQGESQTESLNTLESINKSADEVTHENTALELIERKTESPTESLSTKEQVTPSMEQVQLVITPTTCVEDPVIFLVETEKPLVQNITSVENCMNAKNDELSENNVDKVPWPTELTNETDTIHMKEENKTVLTESLYKYTEPKNLADDEGNTLLASPNHQTTNYVHTISLAQVPEETLIESTKNLTEPMELKPIDLHKLCPLENNISYSFPDPSLSHSEGSLDATTVLVHPSGSNITTETFSQSRDALVCTSKVTRHSGSSEEEDEDSWVVVNSEDLYDFKGETEEKPCRPVRLSQDGEKNETERKEEDEGETVASGCSTLSDPQLAGQSSSETSTPEELRTYEDSSSGVESHSDDIPTSPPTTLTPDPDLGIHMGQEEGGETPAGTPASLGRKAPQPMRETDTAGLCQGAAPLEIIDPSKRNQPVLQKEVLGSVYTHELQGVGEQEEDIEEEGTVAEEANRGNNQA; translated from the exons CCCTTCTCTTATGAAAACCAGAGGAGTGACAGAGAAAG atCAGACATCACCAGTCAAATGTTCATCTAATATTGTGGCTCGTCATCAGATCAGAGACAAAAAAGAACAGTCAGTAACAACACCTCCTACAACAAAGGCTGAAGCTCTTAAAAAGTCCATAGGGGGATCACAGAATGGCAAATCATGTACTACAAGGGAAGGAGACGCTTCTCTGTCTATTAAAGGGAACAAAGCTAGCAAGAAAGAAGTAGGTGGATCTCTTGGGCCTGGTGCAATACCAAAAGTGAAGACACAGTTCCAGCGCCCAGAAAACACAGCATCTACACTACCTAAACAAGTAACTACTACAAAAGAGGCAGTTAATTCTGTGAAAATTAGATCTACACCAGTTAAACAAACAAAACCTGTGGTGGTTCCAGATAAACCAGTTAGTTCGTCACCATTGCAATTTAAGTCAGTTAAAACAATATCTTCACCAGGTAAACTAATAAATACAACATCAAATGtatcaaaaccagtaaaaatgGACGTTGGATCAGCTAAAACAGTTAAATCTGCATCTTTGTCAACAAAACCAGCAAAAGCTCAATCTACATCAGTTAAATCAGCAAACAATGGATCTGTGGTAGCTAAATCTGCAAAATCTCCATCTAAAACAACAAAACCAGTAAAAAATGTTTCAGTGCCAGCTAAATCTGTAAATACGAAATCTGAGTCAGTTAAAACTGTAAGCAGTGCCTCTAAACGAACTGGCCCAATAGGCGTTCCAGTAAAATCGCCTTCACCACCAATGAAACCTTTAAATTCTCCAGTCAAACCATTGAAAGGACCacatgaaggaaaaaataaacaaatagcaaGAGTAAGCACTGAAAACAAGTCAGATTGTATGGAAGAGGAACCCAAACGTGATTCTGACGAACAGAACATATCTTCAACTGAACTTGCTAATCTATCAACTGATCTGACAAACACTAGGATGGAACAAATAAAAACACCAACTGACATAATAAAAACAGTAAATAATGTGTTGGGATTAGAAGAGACTGCAGAAGAATTAGGAAATATTGTAGAAGAAACAGTAACTTTACTAGACATCCCTGTAAAACCTTCACTACAGCCAGAACAGTATAATGTAAAATCAAATAGTTTTCTAATAAAAACATTAGAGCCTTTACCGTGTATAATAGACCCTTCACAAGAATTCATTCAAGACTCCATTATTGAAGCTAATATCCCTTTACAATTGCAAAGTGAATTAGATGAATCAAACAACCCAAAAGTGCCTTATATCAAAACTAAGGCAGGGTTAGAAACAATCCCACTGCAGCCAGGAAATAAACTAAGTGAAACAGCAAACCTAACTGTAGAATCCACAGCAGAAAATGTACAATTATCAACAGAGTTAGAAATGTCTCAGGCAAAAATGCTGAACGCTCTTATAGAGCCAGCAGAAAGCCCAGAAAAAGAGTTAGTGGAACAAGTACATTCTTCAGAAGAGCTATTAGATGTTTCCACAAGACCAGTTCAAGTATCAGATGAAGATTTAAATAGTGAGGAAACAGTACCCATGTCCCCTGAGATAGTTAACCTGGTCAAGTTTGCCCAAGGATCATTGGACATAAGAGTTGAATCTGATCAAACTACTATGAATTACATAACTTCTCCTGAAGAAACCAAATTAGATTTACATGAAACACAGGCATCTTCAGCTCATCAAGTTCATACTCCAATAGAATCATTAGATATTAGATTAGTAAAACCTGAGAATCTAACCAAAGATGAATCCTACCATTCAGTGGAAGTGGACGATAATAACACTGAAAATGCAATGGCAACACATGAGCTGATAGGACCTTTAACAGAATCAGTAGCATCTTCTGATGATAAAATAAATGATTGTACTGGATCAGTAAATATATCAGATGAGCAAGTACCTTTGCCGTTTGAATTGGTAGAAAAATGTGCTGAGGATATGACATCATATAATAACACTGAAAATGCAATGGCAACAAATGAACTGAAAGGACCTTTAACAGAATCAGTAGCATCTTCTGATGATAAAATAAATGATTGTACTGGATCAGTAAATATATCAGATGAGCAAGTATCTTTGCAGTTTAAATCGGTAGAAAAGTGTGCTGAGGATATGACATCATATAATAACACTGAAAATGCAATGGCAACAAATGAACTGATAGGACCTTCAACAGAATCAGTAGCATCTTCTGATGATAATATAAATGATTGTACTGGATCAGTAAATATATCAGATGAGCAAGTACCTTTGCAGTTTGAATCAGTAGAAAAGTGTGCTGAGGATATGACATCATATAATAACACTGAAAATGCAATGGCAACAAATGAACTGATAGGACCTTCAACAGAATCAGTAGCATCTTCTGATGATAATATAAATGATTGTACTGGATCAGTAAATATATCAGATGAGCAAGTACCTTTGCAGTTTGAATCTGTAGAAAAGTGTGCTGAGGATATGATATCATATAATAACACTGAAAATGCAATGGCAACAAATGAACTGATAGGACCTTCAACAGAATCAGTAGCATCTTCTGACGATAATATAAATGATTGTACTGGATCAGTAAATATATCAGATGAGCAAGTACCTTTGCAGTTTGAATCTGTAGAAAAGTGTGCTGAGGATATGACATCATATAATAACACTGAAAATGCAATGGCAACAAATGAACTGATAGGACCTTTAACAGAATCAGTAGCATCTTCTGATGATAAAATAAATGATTGTACTGGATCAGTAAATATATCAGATGAGCAAGTACCTTTGCAGTTTGAATCTGTAGAAAAGTGTGCTGAGGATATGACATCATATAATAACACTGAAAATGCAATGGCAACAAATGAACTGATAGGACCTTTAACAGAATCAGTAGCATCTTCTGATGATACAATAAATGATTGTACTGGATCAGTAAATATATCAGATGAGCAAGTACCTTTGCAGTTTGAATTGGTAGAAAAGTGTACTGAGGGTATGAGCATGGAACAACAGTCATCTAAGACACAATCCGAAACTAAAAATATGGAGTTAATCTGTATTAAAGAACAAAATACATCTCCAGAAGAACAAATAGCAACTGAAACTGCAAGCATACTTGATCAAAAAGAACCTCTGCAGAATGTTGATAACAATTTGAAAGAACTTTTAATTAACTTTAGTTTACCATCAGAAAATGAAACTATTGTACTGGAAccagaaaataaacaaacacagTATTTTGAAGAAGTGAACACTGATCTAGAGGCTACAGAGACTGCAAGTATGCCATGTGCATTGGAATCATTCAAATTTTCAGAGGAACCAATACAGTGTCAAGAAAAACAGCTATTAACTTCATCTGAACAAATACCTGACTGTGTTGACTCATTAAGTTTAAAAAATGAGCAGGTCAATATTCTACTGGAACCGATAAACAAACCTTCTGAAAGTAtaatactagaaaatatcacactaGGATTAGACGGTATAGCAAAGGCATCAGCTGAATATTCACTAGACTTACTAGAAACTCTAAAGGAATCAACCCACCATGTAGATGTAGAGGGACAAAAAATATCTGCATCAGAACCATTAAATACTAATGCACCTGTAAATACTACAGGGAAAACAATAAACAAACCTTTTTCCACTGTAAAACCAGAGAATACAACCTTAAACTTAGATGAGACAGTTAGCCAATCAGTTAAATGTACACTGAATGTGGTACAAGCATTAGAAGAGCCGTTACAGTATGTTGATGAACAAGAAAATTCCACAACTGAAACATTATCCACGAGTACAACAACTAACATTGCGTTGGATCCAGTAAGCAAACATTTCCAAACTCTAAAATCATCAAATGAGTCACAACAATTAGAGGAGGTGACAACAAAAGTATTTGGATATTCAGATTTTCTACAAACTTTAGAGGAACCAGTAAAGTGTCAACTGGATCAAGTAACATCTCTAACAGAACAGTTAACTAACTTACCTTCATCTGTCAATGTACCTAGTGTACAAGTAAATATTGTACCAGAACAAATAAGCAAACCGCTGGGCTTAGTGAAACCTGAAAACACTGCATCTGAATCAGAAGAAGAAGCTGTTGAATCAGTTACATATTTTATAGATTCAGTTACCAAGCTGGTAGACCCAATAGACTACCATGTGGAGCAAGGAGAATCTCAGAcagaatcattaaatacattagaatCTATAAATAAATCTGCTGATGAGGTGACACATGAAAACACTGCACTAGAATTaatagaaagaaaaacagaatcCCCTACAGAATCATTGTCTACAAAGGAACAAGTTACACCTTCCATGGAACAAGTACAATTGGTAATAACACCGACTACATGTGTAGAGGATCCAGTAATATTTCTAGTAGAAACAGAAAAACCTTTGGTACAAAACATTACGTCTGTAGAAAATTGTATGAATGCTAAAAATGATGAACTGTCAGAGAACAATGTAGACAAGGTACCATGGCCCACTGAATTAACAAATGAGACAGACACAATACAtatgaaagaagaaaataaaactgttttaacaGAATCCCTTTATAAATATACTGAACCAAAGAATTTAGCAGACGATGAAGGAAATACACTATTGGCATCACCAAATCACCAAACCACCAACTATGTTCATACAATAAGCCTTGCACAGGTACCAGAAGAAACACTAATAGAGTCAACTAAAAATTTGACTGAACCAATGGAACTGAAACCTATAGACCTTCACAAACTTTGTCCATTGGAAAACAATATCTCTTATTCCTTTCCGGATCCATCATTATCTCATTCAGAGGGCTCACTTGATGCTACAACAGTTCTAGTACATCCTTCTGGGAGTAATATTACCACAGAAACATTTAGTCAGTCCCGAGATGCACTTGTGTGTACCTCTAAAGTTACAAGACACAGTGGGTCCTCAGAGGAGGAGGATGAAGACTCATGGGTGGTGGTCAACAGTGAGGATCTATATGACTTCAAGGGTGAAACTGAAGAAAAACCATGCAGACCAGTAAGACTGAGCCAAGATGGAGAAAAGAATGAGACTGAAAGGAAAGAAGAGGATGAGGGAGAAACTGTGGCATCAGGCTGCAGCACTCTCAGTGATCCTCAACTTGCAGGACAGAGCAGCAGTGAAACTAGTACACCAGAAGAGCTAAGGACTTATGAAGATAGCAGCTCTGGAGTAGAATCCCACTCAGATGACATACCCACATCTCCACCCACTACTCTTACACCTGACCCAGACCTTGGTATCCACATGGGGCAAGAAGAAGGAGGAGAGACCCCAGCAGGAACTCCTGCATCATTAGGACGCAAGGCTCCTCAGCCAATGCGGGAGACAGATACAGCAGGGCTGTGTCAAGGAGCAGCCCCCCTTGAAATAATTGACCCTTCCAAAAGAAATCAACCAGTGCTTCAAAAAGAAGTGCTGGGTAGTGTTTACACCCATGAGTTACAAGGGGTAGGAGAACAAGAAGAAGATATAGAAGAGGAGGGAACTGTTGCAGAAGAAGCCAATAGAGGTAATAACCAAGCATAA